The stretch of DNA TACTTTTAAAGCCATTCCAGATCAAAGCGTAGACAAAACAAATCTCCCAATTTTTAGATATGAAGTCACTGCTGATGTTACCGATTTAAATGGAGAAACCAGAAGTGCTACGACCACAGTTAATGTTGGGTATCATGCATTAACAGCAAATATGTATATTGCCAATTTTATAGATAAAGCCAAAAAAAACAATGCTCTTGAAATAGATACCAGAAACTTAAATGGCGAATTTATACCAGCTAAGGGAACCGTTAAAATTTATAAATTAAATGGGCCTAAAAAGGTTTTAAGACAAAGGCCTTGGAGCGCACCAGATTATCAAGAGTTTTCACAAGAAGCCTTTAATAAATTGTTTCCTCATGATGCTTATAATGATGAACATCAGGCTAGCAATTGGAAAAAAGGAGACCTTGTTTTTATGTCATCTTTTAACACAGAAAACACAAAAAATCTTAATCTTGGTAAAATTAAAAAGTGGGAATCTGGCGCCTATATTATCATTTTAGAAAGTAAGGATAAATTTGGACAATTGGTTAAAGATGAAATTAAAACGACTTTATATAGTCATGCAGATAAAACCATAGCAGATAAAAAATTATTCCACATTACTACAAACAAATCAAGTTATAAGACAGGTGAAAATGCCTTAATAACATTAGGATCTGCTGCCAGAAATTTAAATGTTACGGTTCAAATTGAAAAAGATCGTAAGGTTATAAAAACACATATCATTCAACTTAATAATAACAAAAAAACCATTTCTGTTCCTGTGAATAATGAAGACATTGGCGGTTTTGTAGTTAATTACAGTTTTGCAGCTTATAATAATTTTCAATCGGGTGCTTTAAGCATATCGGTACCCTATCCTAAAATGGATTTGAGTATTGAAACTACAACATTTAGAGATAAATTACAACCTGGAACCGATGAAACCTGGAGTTTTAAGATTAAAGGGCCACAAGGTGATAAAGTCAGTGCAGAGCTATTGGCAAGCATGTATGATGCTTCATTAGATCAATTTAAGTCACATACATGGCGTTCCAATCTTATTAATAGACCTATTTATTACTCTTATAATCAAAGTAATGCTCATCAGAGTTTTGGCACACGTCATTTTAGAGTTTACAATAAACAGTATACTAGAATACATTACTCAACTCAATATTATGATCAATTGAATTGGTTTGGGTTTTATTTTGGGAATAATAACTCAATAAGGTTTAAAGGAGTAAACACACTTAGTAGTCGTGTAGCCGGTGCTCCAATAATGTCAGATGAAATGGAAGTAGAAGAATCAGTGGCTTTTATGGAGGAAAGTGATAGCGCTAATCTGGATGAAGTTGTGGTTATGGATAAAGAGACCAAACTAAATGCAGGTGACGACCTTGATTTAAGGGAGGAGATTGTCGAAAAAAAATCAGAAAAACCAAACTTCGACAACATCAAAATCCGTAAAAACCTTCAGGAAACTGCCTTTTTCTTTCCGCAGCTGAAAACAGATTCAGAAGGTAACGTTAGTTTCAACTTCACAACTCCAGAAGCTTTAACCCAATGGAAGTTGCAATTATTAGCGCATACAAAAACCTTAGAAAGTACAACAACAACTTTAACAGCAGTTACTCAAAAAGAATTAATGGTGATACCTAACGCGCCTCGTTTCCTAAGAGAAGGTGATCATATTACGATTAGCACCAAAATTGCAAACCTTACCGAAAAGCAATTATCAGGACAAGCAAAATTAATATTAACAGACGCTATTTCCGGAGAAGACGTTTCCAATAAACTTATTCGTAAACAAGCTAATTCTCACCCTTCGGGGGAGCTAGAGGGGGCTTCTTTTACTGTCGACCCCAAAGGTAATACACAAGTATCATGGAGTTTATCGATTCCGGATGATGTGCAAGCAGTTCAATATAAAGTTATCGCCAAATCGGAAGACTTTAGTGATGGTGAACAAAATGCCTTACCTGTGCTATCAAATAGAATGTTAGTTACCGAAACACTTCCTATGTGGATTCGTAGTAATCAAACAAAAACATTTACGCTAGATAAACTAAAGAGTCATACCTCAACAACACTTAAAAACCATAAGTTGACTTTGGAAATGACTTCCAACCCTGCATGGTATGCGGTGCAGGCACTCCCCTATTTAATGGAGTATCCGTATGCATGTAACGAACAAACTTTTAGTCGTTATTATGCCAATGCTTTAGCGAGTCATATTGCGAATTCTAATCCACGAATTCAAGACGTTTTCAATCAATGGAAATCTCAAGATGCGCTTATTTCTAACTTAGAAAAAAATGAAGCATTAAAATCTATTCTCATTCAAGAAACACCATGGCTACGAGATGCACAAAGTGAAACGGAACAGAAAAAGCGTATGGCGCTACTTTTCGATCTAAACAAAATGAATAATGAGTTGCAATCGGCTATAAGAAAATTAGAAAATAATCAAATGAATTCCGGTGCCTGGGCATGGTTTGATGGTGGACGTGAAAACAAATACATTACACAACACATTATTACTGGTTTTGGTCACTTAAATAAGTTAGGTGTCACCGTGAGCGCAGTCGAAGGGTCTCATAATAAAATGATCTCAAAAGCCATCAAGTATCTCGATGCGCAATTTGTAAAAGAATACAAGGACCTTAGAAAATATAATGCTAAAGTAGATTTAAACAAAGATCATTTGAGCTACACACAGTTACATTATTTATATATGAGAAGCTTCTATCCAGACGTAAAAAAATCTAAAGAAGTTGATAAAATCACACAATACTACCAAACGCAAATTCAAAAGTACTGGTTAAGTCGACCTTTATATGCAAAAGGATTAATGGCTTTGGTGTCTCACAGAAATAATGATTCTAAAACAGCCAAAAAGATTCTAAAATCGTTAAAAGAAACGAGTATCACTTCGGAAGAGTTAGGTATGTATTGGAAGGCAAATACCAACTCATGGTATTGGTATCAAGCACCTATCGAAACACAAGCCCTTTTAATTGAAACTTTCTCAGAGATTGGTCATGTTATTCAGAGTGAAGTGAAGCATCTTGAAACCATCGATAACTTAAAAATCTGGTTACTTAAAAACAAACAAACTAATAGATGGAAAACCACCAAAGCAACTACTGATGCTGTATACGCCTTGTTACTTCAAGGAAGCGATTGGTTATCGGTCACCGAAATGGTTGATGTTGTTTTAGGTGGGCAAAAAATAACGCCTTCAAAATTAGAAAACGTAAAAGTAGAAGCTGGTACAGGTTATTATAAAACGTCTTGGAGTGCTTCTGAAATAAAACCCAAAATGGCAGAAGTAAAACTGACTAAAAAAGGAAAAGGTATTGCCTGGGGAAGTTTATATTGGCAATATTTTGAAGATTTAGATAAGATTACATCAGCAGAGACACCTCTAAAATTAAGGAAAAAATTGTTTTTGAAACAAAATACAGATACAGGTGAAACCATTTCTGAAATTACAAAAGACACCCATTTAAAAGTTGGAGATTTGGTAAGAGTTCGTATTGAATTACGAAGTGATCGAAACATGGAATTCATTCATATGAAAGATATGCGAGCTTCAGGGTTAGAACCTGTTAATGTATTCTCGCAATACAAATGGCAAGATGGTTTGGGATATTACGAAAGTACAAAAGATGCCTCAACTAATTTCTTTTTTGATTATTTACCAAAAGGCGTTTATGTTTTTGAATACGATTTAAGAGTTAATAATGCAGGTAATATGAGTAATGGTATTACAACGATACAAAGCATGTATGCACCAGAATTTAGTAGTCATAGTGAAGGCACTCGTTTGTTAGTTAAGTAAAACTGTTTCGACAAAGCGGATGGCAGATTAATTTTTAATTTGCTATCTTTCAGTTTAATAACTAATAAACACATTATTATGAATTCAAAAGTTTTTATGGTCGTGAGAACACTTCTCGGGATTTTCGTTTTGTTTTTTGGACTTAATAAGTTCTTTCATTTTATGGATATGGGAGATATGTCTGCTGAGGCTGGGGCCTATTTCGGAGCATTATCTTCTGTTAAATTAATTACAATAGTAGCCATTGTAGAAATTGTTGCAGGATTAGCATTAATCTTTAACAAATTTGGAGCTTTATTGGCTCTTATTTTAATGAGTGTATCAGTCAATGCCGTATTATTTCATGCTATGTTAGAACCAGGAAGTATCGCGGGCGCTTTAATTTTACTAGTTTTAAATATTATTGTGCTTTATGGCTATAAAGACAAATATAAAGATTTACTGAGTTGATAACATATTTATGAGACTGAAAAGTAATCTATTTTGTCATTCAGAGCGTAGCGAAGAATCTTATTTTTTGTGAATCACCACATTATATTTTTAAGAGATTCTTCTTTGCATTCTGAATGACACTTTTAATACAGTCTCTTTATTTTCTTAACTTTACTCAAATTTTATGATTTGTTTAAACCTTTGGAAAAGCAAAAATTAAATAGCCCCAAAACGACCATAGCATTTTTATTTTTTATAATGCTTTTAGGCTGTGCTTCTAAACAGGGGCTATCTACAAATACAGACAAAATTGAAAAAACGCCTAAGATCATTTTTCTAAATTATACTATTAAAAAAACATCTGATGGGAAAAAGACTATTCGTTATATAAATAAAAAAGTAACCGAAGGAAAACTTAAAAATCATACTAAAAACTCCAAAGAGGAACCAGTTACTGGTGATTTAATGTGTTATCAGCTTGATAAAAAGTCAAATATCTTACATAGCACTATTATAAAAAATCCGTTTACTAAAACTTTTGAGTTCGTAGATGAATCCAAATCGTTTCAAATGAAAAAGATTGATTTGGATAGCTCACGATTTTCTTTAAGGCTACAACTAAAGCCCAATACAAAATACATTAGTATACATAATATTAGTAATTCTAAAAATAAAACAATCCCTCTAATTAAAACTAAACTTAACTAACCATGAGGTATTTTTTAATTTTCATAATATTTCTTTTTAGTACCTGTTTTATCTCGGCTCAAATTTTTGATGTGGAAACAATTAAATCTTCTGGAGATAATGACAAAAGAATAAATTTAGTTATCTTAAGTGAAGGCTATCAAACCAGTGAATTAGATCAATTTATTACAGATGTTACTAGTCTTTCGGACGACATGTTTAGTCAATCACCTTTTTTAGAATATGCGGATTACTTTAATGTATACGCTATAAAAGTACCATCAAATGAAAGTGGAGCCGATCACCCTGCAACTGCTACAGATGTTACAGAACCTGCAACTCCAATGACCACAAAAGATACTTATTTCAATGCTACTTTTGATGCCTTTAATTATCACAGACTCTTATATTACGGAATTGATTATGCAGATGCTGCTACTGCGGAGGCAAAAATACATTCTGTTTTATCTGACAATTTCCCTACATACGATCAAGCTTTAATTTTAGTTAACACTAATGTATATGGAGGCTCGGGTGGTGAATTTCCAATGGCTTCAACTTCAGCAAATGATATTGCCATACATGAATTAGGACATTCTTTGTTCGATTTAAAAGATGAATATTATCCAGGAGACGCATTAGCAGCCGAAGCCATAAATATGACTCAAGAAACTGATCCAACATTGGTAAAATGGAAAAATTGGATTGGACTTAATGGTATTGGGATTTACCCCTATGGTACCTCTGGTGTAGCATCCACTTGGAACAGACCTCATCAAAACTGTAAAATGAGATATCTGGGAGTTCCTTTCTGCTCTGTATGTAAAGAAGGCATGATAGAAAAGATACACAGTTTGGTGTCTCCAATTGATTCATATACACCCATTTCAAATACGGTCTCAAACCCAAGCTTTCCTCTTGATTTTCATCTAAACTTAATAAAACCTGCACCTGACCCTACAATACTTGAAAGCTCGTGGTCACTTAATGCTGATGATAATTTTGCCACAAATGTTGATGATGTAAGTATTTCTGAAAGCGATTTAAATGTAGGTTCAAATAATTTAACAGCAGTCATTACGGATAACACAACACTTTTAAGGATCGATAATCATGAAACCCTTCATGTGTATACAGTGACCTGGACTATAGATCATTCTTCCTTAGGAGTTAAGGATATTGAAAGTGAGATTAATAATTTAAGTATCGTTATGTATCCAAATCCTGCGAATACCATTGCAAACTTTAAAATTGAAAGTGAAAGAGGTACCAATTTAAAAGTTGATATTATGAGCTTAGACGGCAAAAAAGTAAAAACAGTACCTATGTCTAACCATGAAACACAACAGGTAGATATTAGTAATTTAAGTGAAGGTATTTATATGGCTAATTTCTATGCAAATAACATATTAGTTGCCAGTAAAAAATTAGTAAAACAATAAGTTATTGTTTAGGAGGGTATTCCAAGAACACTTTTTCTACTATAGCATTTAAGCGTTCCTCTCGCTCTCCCGGTATAGCGTTAGGGTTATAATTCGATTCGCTTACTGCTTGCCAAAATAATTGCTTTTTATTTTCATCTACAAAATCAATTATTATCTGACGGTTAACATTAGACTGGCCCACTGGTATACCTATTGAAATGCCTCCTCCAACATTGCGGCCTCCTCCACCTAAACCAACACCAACTGAGCTGCGTTGCGCTTCGCGATATTCACTACTTTTAATGTCGATGAAAAAATCTGGAGTGTCAGATAAACTAAACCCTTTTGCTGTCATTTTTATATCTATAGCATTTAACAGACGTTTGGTGTCTAATTCACTTAGCCCCGTATTCATATCACTATAATAATTGTAGGTTTTATAATTATCAAATTGAGTTGTCTTATCGTAATCGTAATTAACACGAACAGAAACACATCCCGTAATTAATAAAGCAAGTAAAATAATTTTAAAAGATTTCATAGCCATAATTTTTATTAAACTCAGGTTAAAGTTAATCAAAAATTATTCCATGAATTAAAGTTAAAAGCTTTGAACTTGATTTTAGTATCCCGACATTTGATGTATAAATTTTTTATCATGACATTCTGCTCTAAAAGTATCTTTTTAATATGTATTTTCTTTAGTGTCAATCTTTTTTCTCAAAGTAATCGTCCACAAGAACCGAAAGCCCCTTATGACTATACTTCGGAAGCTATTTATTTTACCAATTTTAAAGCCGACAGTATAAAGTTAGCAGGTACACTCACTTTACCAAAAAACATAAAAAAGCCAGTAGTTGCCATTTTAATAAGCGGATCTGGCCCACAAGACAGAAATGAAGAACTAGTAAATCATAAGCCTTTTTTAGTGATAGCTGATTACCTAACAAACCATGGTGTTGCTGTTTTGCGGTATGATGATAGAGGGACTGCTGAATCTGAAGGAAATTTTAAAAACGCCACAACTTTTGATTTTGCTACCGATGTTGAAGCTGCTATCGCTTATTTAAAAACAAGGAATGATATTGATACTTCAAAAATAGGTTTGATTGGACATAGTGAGGGTGGACTTATTGCTCCTATGGTAGCTTCAAGAAATAAAGATGTTGCCTTTACCGTATTACTTGCAGGCACTGGTGTAAATGGTGCAAAAGTTTTAGAAACCCAATCTAGACGAGCCGCAGAATTAGCAGGTGCTAATAGTGCTGTTCTGGATGAAAATGAAAAATTATCAAAGATTATTTACGCTATTTTAAGAACGCATTCTGATGTAGAAATTATTAAAACAAAAATCACAAATGAACTTAATGATTTTAAAATGAAAAACCCTACATCTATACTTGCTCCAGCCATTACTCCAGCTTTGATTAAACAACAATTCAACATTTTAAAATCTAAATGGCTTCTCACTTTTATTAGAATAGATCCAAAAGATTATTTAGAAAAAACGACATGCCCCGTATTAGCTTTAAATGGAAGTAAAGATTTTCAAGTATTACCAAAAATTAATTTAGAAGGCATTAAAAATGGGCTAGAAATTGCTGGAAATAAAGATATAACTATAAAGGAATTAGACGGATTAAACCATTTGTTTCAAACTGCCGAAACAGGAAGTATGCAAGAATATAGTGAAATTGAAGAAACCTTTTCCCCAACCGCCTTAAAAATTATAAAAGATTGGATTTTAGAACGATTTAAGTAATCTCATACCAATTATTAATTGAATTTACTCATTCAACATTTTCCACAAAATGTCTTTTAACTCGGTAATACCTTGCTGTGCCACTGATGAAATGAATAAGTATGGAATAGGAAGTTCGTTGTCCAATTCTTTTTTAAGTTCTGCCTTCAATTCAGTATCGAGCATATCACATTTCGATATGGCTATGAGGCGTTCTTTATCAAGCATTTCCGGATTGTAACGACGAAGCTCATCTAACAAGACATCATATTGCTTTTTAATATCATCTGCATCTGCAGGAATTAAAAATAGCAAAATGGAATTACGTTCTATGTGACGTAAAAAATAATGACCTAGGCCTTTTCCTTCGGCAGCACCTTCTATAATTCCAGGAATATCTGCCATTACGAAGGTTTGAAAATCGCGATACTCTACGATCCCTAAATTAGGTTTCAACGTTGTAAACTCATAATCTGCAATTTTTGGTTTGGCAGAAGTGACTACTGATAACAACGTAGATTTCCCCGCGTTTGGGAATCCTACCAAACCAACGTCAGCAAGTACTTTTAATTCCAACGTAACATACTTCTCTTCCAAGGGAAGTCCAGGCTGTGCATATCTTGGTGTTTGATTGGTCGACGACTTAAAATGCCAGTTGCCTAGTCCGCCTTTTCCGCCTTCTGCAATAATTCTTTCTTCACCTTCTTCAGTGATCTCTAAAAGAATGTCATCAGTTTCAGTATCTCTAACAACCGTTCCTAATGGAACATCTAAATATACATCTTCACCATCAGCCCCAGAACTCCTGCTTTTACTACCATTTCCACCATGACCAGCACGAATGTGTTTTTTAAATTTTAAATGAAGAAGTGTCCAAAGATTAGAATTACCTCGAAGAATCACATGACCGCCACGACCACCATCACCACCATCTGGTCCACCTTTCGTAATATACTTCTCGCGATGTAAATGCACAGAACCTTTACCTCCGCTGCCAGAAGCGACATACATTTTTACATAATCAACAAAATTTCCTTCAGTCATTCTTACTGTTTATTTGTTCTTTGTTAAGTTGTTTAGTTGACCTGTTTTTAAACAACTAAACGAATAAACACATCAACTTAGAGGTTATCTATAACACCGCTCAATCTTGCTGTAATATCTTCAATACTACCAACACCATCAACGCCAAAATATTTGTCTTGTGCCGAATAGAAATCCTTTAAAATAGCTGTTTTATTATAATACTCTGTTATTCTATTTCTAATAATAGATTCATCAGCATCATCAGCCCTTCCACTAGTCTTACCACGTGACAGTAAACGCTCAACCAAAATTTCGTCATCAACCTCTAAAGCAATCATAGCATTTATTTGAGAATCTTTGCTATCCATTAACTTATCTAAAGCGTCTGCTTGTGCATTAGTACGCGGAAAGCCATCAAAAATAAAACCATTAGCAGCTGCATTTTTCTCAACCTCAGCATTTAACATATCAATAGTTACTTGATCTGGAACCAACTCCCCTTTATCCATGTAGGATTTAGCTAACATACCTAAAGCCGTTTCGTTTTTAATATTGTATCTAAAAACATCGCCCGTAGAAATGTGTACTAAATTATACTTCTCTTTTAAAAAATCTGCTTGTGTTCCTTTTCCAGCACCTGGAGGGCCAAATAGCACTAAGTTTGTCATATGTTGCGTTTCTTTTATTTGATATATTTCTGGTATATTTCTTCCTAATCCATTATAATCTAAGCCGAAGCCAACTATAAATTTATTAGGAATCTCAATACCAACATAATGTAGTTTAAAATCTTTTTTATAGGCCTCTGGCTTGTAAAAGAGTGTCGCTATTTTGAGCGATTTCACTTTTTCATTTCTAAAAATCCTATGAACTTCGGTCAAGGTGTTTCCTGTATCAATAATATCTTCCAAAATAATAACAGTACGCCCTGTTAAATCTTGAGTTAACCCAATAAGTCTTTGAATATCCTCGGTTGATTTAACACCTTCATAAGATGCTAATTTTATAAAAGTGACTTCGCATGGTTTTGGGTACTTTTTTACAAAATCACTCACAACCATAAACGATCCATTTAAAATACCAACAAATACAGGGATTTCGTCTCCTACATCTTCTGCTATTTCTATCGCTAAACGTTGTAGAACATCATCAATTTTTTTAGCAGAAATAAATGGTTTAAAATATTTGTCGTGTAGCTTTATCACGGTTATCAATTTTTGAAGGAGCAAAGATAATCATTAGATTACAAATAACGATTTTTTGATTTATGATTTAGGCACTAATTAATATTTAAGTGTATTTTTGCGTATCCTTATTCAATTTTAGTAAAAAAGAAATCAATGAACTACTTTTCTTCGAATTTTAAACTTGGTATTCTTGGAGGTGGTCAGTTAGGCAAAATGCTGCTTAACGATACCAGGAAATTTGATGTTTATACTTGTGTTTTAGATGCTAGTCATGAGGCTCCTTGTAAAATTGCGAGTAATGAGTTTCATTTGGGTGATTTAATGAACTATGATACCGTTTATAATTTTGGAAAACAAGTTGATGTACTAACTATTGAAATTGAAAATGTAAATGTCGATGCTTTAGAAGCGCTTGAAAAAGAAGGTATCAAAGTATACCCTGCATCTAAAACATTACGAACTATTCAAAACAAAGCAACTCAGAAACTGTTTTATGTTGATAATAATTTACCAACAGCTCCTTTTTCACGTTTTGCTTATACTTCTGAAATTAAAGAAGCTATAGATCATGGTGGTTTGGCATTACCTTTTGTTTGGAAATGTGCGCAATTTGGATATGATGGTACTGGGGTGAAAATTGTAAAAACACTTCAAGACTTAGAGAGTTTACCAAACGTAGAGTGTATTGCTGAAACATTAGTACCTTTTAAAAATGAATTAGCAGTTATTGTGGTTAGAAATGCTTCAGGAGAAACAAAAAATTTTCCAGTAGTTGAAATGGAGTTTCACCCGGAAGCAAATCAAGTAGAGTATGTTATTTGCCCTGCTAGAATTTCAGACAAAGTTGCAAAAAAAGCTACAGACATAGCTTTAAAAACATCTAAAGCTTTTAACCATGTTGGATTGTTAGCTGTTGAAATGTTCCAAACCCAAAACGACGATATTTTAATAAACGAAGTGGCGCCAAGGCCACATAACTCTGGACATCAAACTATTGAAGCCAGTTATACTTCACAGTTTGAACAACATCTAAGAGCCATTTTAGATTTACCTTTAGGAAGAACCGACAATAAAGTTGGTGGTGTTATGGTAAATTTGGTTGGTGCTGAAGGTTATACAGGTAATGTTGTTTATGAAAATATTGAAACCATTATGAAAATGGATGGCGTAACACCTCACATTTATGGTAAAAAACAAACACGTCCGTTTAGAAAAATGGGGCATGTTACCATTGTTAATGAAGATTTAAATGAGGCACGAAAAATAGCCGAAGACGTTAAAAAGTCAATTAAAGTTATAAGTGAAGTGGTTTAAACTTTTTTGATTGAAGCGAAAAATAGTAATTTTATTTCCAAATGAAGGCATTTTAGAACTGCATAGCATCGCTAAGGAGTAATAAAAAGACAAAATGTGGGAGTAAAAGGACATTTTGTAGCCAATTATAAAAAGTTTAAACCACTTCAGAGAATAATGTCTCCCCGAGCGCAGTCGAGGGGACTTTTAAATATTTTAAGTTTTGATACTTAGGTCTCGACTGCGCTCGACCTGGCATAAAATAAAAGTTTATGAAAAAAGTAGGAGTAATCATGGGAAGTAAGAGTGATCTTCCAGTCATGCAAGACGCTATTGATATTTTAAAAGGTTTTGATATTGAAGTAGAAGTAGATATCGTTTCGGCCCACAGAACCCCGGAAAAATTATTTGATTATGGAAAACACGCTCATACACGAGGATTTGCAGTTATCATTGCTGGTGCAGGTGGTGCAGCACATTTACCCGGAATGATTGCGTCACTATCACCGCTCCCGGTTATAGGTGTACCTGTAAAAAGTAGCAACTCAATTGATGGTTGGGATTCTGTTTTATCTATTTTACAAATGCCTGGTGGTGTTCCTGTTGCTACAGTTGCTCTTAATGGTGCAAAAAATGCAGGTATCCTAGCTGCACAAATTATAGGTACTAGCGACAACTGTGTTTTAGATAAAGTTTTAGTTTACAAAGAAGGCTTAAAACAAAAAGTAAACGAATCTGCTAAAGATTTAAAATAGAAAAAGGCCTCAAATTTAATTTGAGGCCTTTTAAACTATTAATGTATAATTCTTATGAGTTAGTCACTCTATATATCATTGACTGCAAAAATACAAAGAAATTTATTATGCATACATAACAAATTCATATTTTAACATATTTCTTAAAAATGACAAAAAACATATTAGTAAAACCTTTTGAAACTGCATATAATTCGGCTCCTTTTTCAAAAATCGATAATAATGATTTCCTACCTGCCTTTAAACAAGCTATTGCAAGTGCTAAATCTGAAATTGATACTATAGCTAAAAATGATGAAGTTCCTACTTTTAAAAACACCATTGAAGCTTTAGACTTTTCGGGTGAGCAATTAGGTAGAATTTCTAGCATATTTTTTAATTTGAATTCTGCCGAAACTAATGATACCATTCAAAGAATAGCACAAGAA from Flavivirga spongiicola encodes:
- a CDS encoding alpha/beta hydrolase family protein, whose amino-acid sequence is MTFCSKSIFLICIFFSVNLFSQSNRPQEPKAPYDYTSEAIYFTNFKADSIKLAGTLTLPKNIKKPVVAILISGSGPQDRNEELVNHKPFLVIADYLTNHGVAVLRYDDRGTAESEGNFKNATTFDFATDVEAAIAYLKTRNDIDTSKIGLIGHSEGGLIAPMVASRNKDVAFTVLLAGTGVNGAKVLETQSRRAAELAGANSAVLDENEKLSKIIYAILRTHSDVEIIKTKITNELNDFKMKNPTSILAPAITPALIKQQFNILKSKWLLTFIRIDPKDYLEKTTCPVLALNGSKDFQVLPKINLEGIKNGLEIAGNKDITIKELDGLNHLFQTAETGSMQEYSEIEETFSPTALKIIKDWILERFK
- the obgE gene encoding GTPase ObgE, with the translated sequence MTEGNFVDYVKMYVASGSGGKGSVHLHREKYITKGGPDGGDGGRGGHVILRGNSNLWTLLHLKFKKHIRAGHGGNGSKSRSSGADGEDVYLDVPLGTVVRDTETDDILLEITEEGEERIIAEGGKGGLGNWHFKSSTNQTPRYAQPGLPLEEKYVTLELKVLADVGLVGFPNAGKSTLLSVVTSAKPKIADYEFTTLKPNLGIVEYRDFQTFVMADIPGIIEGAAEGKGLGHYFLRHIERNSILLFLIPADADDIKKQYDVLLDELRRYNPEMLDKERLIAISKCDMLDTELKAELKKELDNELPIPYLFISSVAQQGITELKDILWKMLNE
- a CDS encoding adenylate kinase, whose amino-acid sequence is MIKLHDKYFKPFISAKKIDDVLQRLAIEIAEDVGDEIPVFVGILNGSFMVVSDFVKKYPKPCEVTFIKLASYEGVKSTEDIQRLIGLTQDLTGRTVIILEDIIDTGNTLTEVHRIFRNEKVKSLKIATLFYKPEAYKKDFKLHYVGIEIPNKFIVGFGLDYNGLGRNIPEIYQIKETQHMTNLVLFGPPGAGKGTQADFLKEKYNLVHISTGDVFRYNIKNETALGMLAKSYMDKGELVPDQVTIDMLNAEVEKNAAANGFIFDGFPRTNAQADALDKLMDSKDSQINAMIALEVDDEILVERLLSRGKTSGRADDADESIIRNRITEYYNKTAILKDFYSAQDKYFGVDGVGSIEDITARLSGVIDNL
- a CDS encoding 5-(carboxyamino)imidazole ribonucleotide synthase; its protein translation is MNYFSSNFKLGILGGGQLGKMLLNDTRKFDVYTCVLDASHEAPCKIASNEFHLGDLMNYDTVYNFGKQVDVLTIEIENVNVDALEALEKEGIKVYPASKTLRTIQNKATQKLFYVDNNLPTAPFSRFAYTSEIKEAIDHGGLALPFVWKCAQFGYDGTGVKIVKTLQDLESLPNVECIAETLVPFKNELAVIVVRNASGETKNFPVVEMEFHPEANQVEYVICPARISDKVAKKATDIALKTSKAFNHVGLLAVEMFQTQNDDILINEVAPRPHNSGHQTIEASYTSQFEQHLRAILDLPLGRTDNKVGGVMVNLVGAEGYTGNVVYENIETIMKMDGVTPHIYGKKQTRPFRKMGHVTIVNEDLNEARKIAEDVKKSIKVISEVV
- the purE gene encoding 5-(carboxyamino)imidazole ribonucleotide mutase, with the translated sequence MKKVGVIMGSKSDLPVMQDAIDILKGFDIEVEVDIVSAHRTPEKLFDYGKHAHTRGFAVIIAGAGGAAHLPGMIASLSPLPVIGVPVKSSNSIDGWDSVLSILQMPGGVPVATVALNGAKNAGILAAQIIGTSDNCVLDKVLVYKEGLKQKVNESAKDLK